The Desmodus rotundus isolate HL8 chromosome 3, HLdesRot8A.1, whole genome shotgun sequence genome includes a region encoding these proteins:
- the KCTD17 gene encoding BTB/POZ domain-containing protein KCTD17 isoform X3, producing the protein MQDPGPDMRMEAGDAAPPAGAGGRAAGGWGKWVRLNVGGTVFLTTRQTLCREQKSFLSRLCQGEELQSDRDETGAYLIDRDPTYFGPILNFLRHGKLVLDKDMAEEGVLEEAEFYNIGPLIRIIKDRMEEKDYTVAQVPPKHVYRVLQCQEEELTQMVSTMSDGWRFEQLVNIGSSYNYGSEDQAEFLCVVSKELHSAPHGLSSESSRKTKLLQARGTRM; encoded by the exons ATGCAGGATCCGGGGCCAGACATGAGGATGGAGGCCGGGGACGCAGCGCCGCCGGCGGGGGCGGGAGGCCGCGCTGCAGGAGGCTGGGGCAAGTGGGTGCGGCTCAACGTGGGGGGCACGGTGTTCCTGACCACCCGGCAGACGCTGTGCCGGGAGCAGAAGTCCTTCCTCAGCCGCCTGTGCCAGGGGGAAGAGCTGCAGTCGGACCGG GATGAGACTGGGGCCTACCTCATCGACCGCGACCCCACCTACTTCGGGCCCATCCTGAACTTCCTCCGGCATGGCAAGCTGGTGCTGGACAAGGACATGGCTGAGGAGG GGGTCCTAGAGGAAGCCGAGTTCTACAACATCGGCCCGCTGATTCGCATCATCAAAGACCGGATGGAGGAGAAGGACTACACTGTCGCACAG gtccCGCCCAAGCACGTGTACCGCGTGCTGCAGTGCCAGGAGGAGGAGCTCACGCAGATGGTCTCCACCATGTCTGATGGCTGGCGCTTTGAGCAG CTGGTGAACATCGGCTCCTCCTACAACTACGGCAGTGAGGACCAGGCCGAGTTCCTGTGTGTGGTGTCCAAGGAGCTCCACAGCGCCCCCCACGGGCTGAGCTCCGAGTCCAGCCGCAAAACCAAG CTGTTACAGGCCAGAGGCACCCGGATGTGA
- the KCTD17 gene encoding BTB/POZ domain-containing protein KCTD17 isoform X2 has product MQDPGPDMRMEAGDAAPPAGAGGRAAGGWGKWVRLNVGGTVFLTTRQTLCREQKSFLSRLCQGEELQSDRDETGAYLIDRDPTYFGPILNFLRHGKLVLDKDMAEEGVLEEAEFYNIGPLIRIIKDRMEEKDYTVAQVPPKHVYRVLQCQEEELTQMVSTMSDGWRFEQLVNIGSSYNYGSEDQAEFLCVVSKELHSAPHGLSSESSRKTKSAEEQLEEEQQQEEEEVEVEQVQVEADTQEKAVTGQRHPDVRSQITSRDLGFRSDVLYFCTVGWAPSSGWRKRPSCGHLCLHLRGCDHPLSPWWALGPLGRAACPRPKCGAVQLCLPGPRVPSPEAPSCMVDTAPPSPVISPP; this is encoded by the exons ATGCAGGATCCGGGGCCAGACATGAGGATGGAGGCCGGGGACGCAGCGCCGCCGGCGGGGGCGGGAGGCCGCGCTGCAGGAGGCTGGGGCAAGTGGGTGCGGCTCAACGTGGGGGGCACGGTGTTCCTGACCACCCGGCAGACGCTGTGCCGGGAGCAGAAGTCCTTCCTCAGCCGCCTGTGCCAGGGGGAAGAGCTGCAGTCGGACCGG GATGAGACTGGGGCCTACCTCATCGACCGCGACCCCACCTACTTCGGGCCCATCCTGAACTTCCTCCGGCATGGCAAGCTGGTGCTGGACAAGGACATGGCTGAGGAGG GGGTCCTAGAGGAAGCCGAGTTCTACAACATCGGCCCGCTGATTCGCATCATCAAAGACCGGATGGAGGAGAAGGACTACACTGTCGCACAG gtccCGCCCAAGCACGTGTACCGCGTGCTGCAGTGCCAGGAGGAGGAGCTCACGCAGATGGTCTCCACCATGTCTGATGGCTGGCGCTTTGAGCAG CTGGTGAACATCGGCTCCTCCTACAACTACGGCAGTGAGGACCAGGCCGAGTTCCTGTGTGTGGTGTCCAAGGAGCTCCACAGCGCCCCCCACGGGCTGAGCTCCGAGTCCAGCCGCAAAACCAAG AGCGCGGAggagcagctggaggaggagcagcagcaggaggaggaggaggtggaggtggaacaGGTGCAGGTGGAGGCAGATACGCAGGAGAAAG CTGTTACAGGCCAGAGGCACCCGGATGTGAGGTCCCAGATCACCTCCAGGGACTTGGGGTTCCGATCTGACGTCCTTTATTTTTGTACCGTGGGGTGGGCCCCCAGCTCAGGGTGGAGGAAGCGCCCTTCCTGCGGCCACCTCTGTCTGCACCTGCGGGGCTGTGACCACCCCCTGTCTCCTTGGTgggccctggggcccctgggCAGAGCTGCCTGTCCTCGGCCAAAGTGTGGCGCTGTCCAGCTGTGTCTCCCAGGCCCCCGTGTCCCCTCCCCCGAAGCCCCCAGCTGCATGGTGGAtacagcccctcccagcccagtcATATCGCCTCCTTGA
- the KCTD17 gene encoding BTB/POZ domain-containing protein KCTD17 isoform X1 — translation MQDPGPDMRMEAGDAAPPAGAGGRAAGGWGKWVRLNVGGTVFLTTRQTLCREQKSFLSRLCQGEELQSDRDETGAYLIDRDPTYFGPILNFLRHGKLVLDKDMAEEGVLEEAEFYNIGPLIRIIKDRMEEKDYTVAQVPPKHVYRVLQCQEEELTQMVSTMSDGWRFEQLVNIGSSYNYGSEDQAEFLCVVSKELHSAPHGLSSESSRKTKSAEEQLEEEQQQEEEEVEVEQVQVEADTQEKAQSSQDPANLFSLPPPPPLPPLPAGGPASSSSTSSSSWISSAPCLFPLCPCPGFLSACSRLHPGATLVPGAPASHLRTPCLPPPTPLLAAPASWPGEQACRCASSVPAQPAGHL, via the exons ATGCAGGATCCGGGGCCAGACATGAGGATGGAGGCCGGGGACGCAGCGCCGCCGGCGGGGGCGGGAGGCCGCGCTGCAGGAGGCTGGGGCAAGTGGGTGCGGCTCAACGTGGGGGGCACGGTGTTCCTGACCACCCGGCAGACGCTGTGCCGGGAGCAGAAGTCCTTCCTCAGCCGCCTGTGCCAGGGGGAAGAGCTGCAGTCGGACCGG GATGAGACTGGGGCCTACCTCATCGACCGCGACCCCACCTACTTCGGGCCCATCCTGAACTTCCTCCGGCATGGCAAGCTGGTGCTGGACAAGGACATGGCTGAGGAGG GGGTCCTAGAGGAAGCCGAGTTCTACAACATCGGCCCGCTGATTCGCATCATCAAAGACCGGATGGAGGAGAAGGACTACACTGTCGCACAG gtccCGCCCAAGCACGTGTACCGCGTGCTGCAGTGCCAGGAGGAGGAGCTCACGCAGATGGTCTCCACCATGTCTGATGGCTGGCGCTTTGAGCAG CTGGTGAACATCGGCTCCTCCTACAACTACGGCAGTGAGGACCAGGCCGAGTTCCTGTGTGTGGTGTCCAAGGAGCTCCACAGCGCCCCCCACGGGCTGAGCTCCGAGTCCAGCCGCAAAACCAAG AGCGCGGAggagcagctggaggaggagcagcagcaggaggaggaggaggtggaggtggaacaGGTGCAGGTGGAGGCAGATACGCAGGAGAAAG CCCAGTCATCTCAGGATCCCGCTaaccttttctccctcccaccaccgCCTCCTCTTCCTCCGCTTCCCGCTGGAGGTCCTGCCTCATCTTCATccacctcttcttcttcctggatCTCATCTGcaccctgcctcttccctctctgcccctgtccGGGCTTTCTCTCTGCCTGCTCACGCCTCCATCCCGGGGCCACCCTGGTCCCAGGTGCCCCGGCCTCGCATCTCAGGACACCCTGCCTGCCGCCTCCCACACCCCTTCTGGCAGCTCCCGCCTCCTGGCCTGGGGAGCAGGCGTGCCGCTGCGCCTCCTCTGTGCCTGCCCAGCCTGCCGGGCACCTCTGA